aatTCTGTACATTGCATGTCGGTAAGCAACAGACGTTTAAACTATATAGACTTCAGAATTTGTACCTGCTTTAAGAAAGGTCACTGTCCATATCAGATAGCGGCACATGAAGTGTAAGAGCGTTCATACCTGACTCCTCTGGACAAAAAGGTCCCTCCCAGCTCGGATGAAGTCAGCGGCATCGAAGCAGGGCTCGTACTCTGTGGTCACAAACTTCCCCTCGGCCGCCAGCTTGTGTCGGTCCTCCACTGTGCGGATGGGGTAGTCCTGAAAGACACCAATAATGATTTAAACTCTAGCAATCCGTGTGTAGCCTGCAGCCTTTTGCCACGTACAGGGTAATAAACAGCACACAGCAAAGAGTTCTGTGGTGACATGAAGAACCTAAACAAGGTGTTTTAATGCAGATTTAACTTTATGTTGAAGTTAAAAACATAATCCCTTCAAAAAAACATTAGTCCTACACAGTCCACACTGTGTGAAACTGTCCTAATCTCACAAGATAAGGCCTCACCTGATCATACAGCTCATCGGCCATAGTGGGTTTAGGGGCAGTGGTCCATTTAGCGCCGTTTCTGAAGTACTCCTTGATCAGAGGCCGGTAGGCTCGATACTCAAAGAAGCGAGCCCTCCAGGCCATAGGAGCCTCAATAATCTCATTCCCCACAACCATAAGGATGTCTCTGGGCATGGCAGCGTACATGCCTGCAACAGATGCACGATAAGCTTACATAAAATATTCTCTGAAATACAATATGATGCATCGATGCTGTTATTCAGTATTGAGATCATttccttaagtaaaagtaaaagcattacactgtaaaaatactcaatttTGCATGcaaacttttacttaagtagaagtaCATAAGTATGAACAGCAAAATGCActcaaagtatcaaaagtaaaagtactcgcTAGGCAGAATAGGCCTTGTCAGTgttatatcaatatattattggaccattattattgatgcataaataagtactttaatgttgtaaaacGAAATCTCTAAAAATGTGTCATATTTAATAAACTGCAAAGTAACTATAATTGTGAAATACATGCTGTGGAGTAaatagtacaatatttgcctctgaaatgtggtggagtataaatataaagtagctgtaaatggaaatgctcaagtaaagtacctacAAATTGTACTAGTACTTGTAAAGTGTGTAAGTGTCTTCATGGATTACTGATCTGTGAACTACTTACAgacatatttttgatattaatGGGCACATATATGAAAGGCTGATCAGTGAGTGATACCtctactttgtctatttatttACCTGATGATGCGAAGTCTGGAGTTTTGTATTCCTGGGACCAGTCGATGCGTTCTGGCCTCCTTACAGTGACGCCCTCGTGACGCAGAATATTGCACATTTCCTCAATCTCAGCAACAGCTTTTTTCAAGTGGTCCGCAGGAAAAGAGAGGCCCCCATACTTCTGGTAGAAGGGCCAATGCTTCTCATATGTGTTAGCCTGTTGAGAGGTTCACAATATGACAACCTGGACTTAATCTCATTGTCTCGCAATTCAATTTAGgcatcattttacagctctggtgcacttttttttgtcagtgacCCACACATGAGCATTATGTAACCTGGTTCAAATCTTGACATCATAGCTTACTTTCACTTCCACAGAGAAGGGAGGCACACGGGCGTTTTCAGCACGACCCACGATGACCTCCTCAAGAGGGTCCCATTCATTGTAGCTGCACACAGGGCATTCCTGCAGCACAGTTTCAGTAATAGGTTCAGCTGCATGCTGTGGCTGTGCAGCAGCTGCACTGGAAGTGCTCTGAAAGGCCCTCTGCACCCATCCAGTCGCCGCCCGGCCAAGCTGAGGGGGGAGGAAAATGGATCATTTTAATGTTCTGCAGCACAAAAATGGCCTTCAGTTTTGTGACAAATatgccattttatttttgttaatagaCCTCTtcacataaaaataatataacgTATTAGTTGTAAACAAAACTGTTTGTGTGTAATTGACAttgctgtatttgttttattatttcattttagttcCAGATACTAAGTGAAGTAAGAAGGTCAAATAAATTACTTAATTGTCTGGCAGCTCACATACAAAAAAGGCCAATTCAAATACATTAAAAGAGTATATTCTGATATAACACAGTGTGCATACCAAAGAGAAATGCTCCAGTAAGGCAGATTTGTTTGGTGCTAAAGTACACGTGTTAATAAGAAGCCGCTATCTCCACAGAGAGTCCTCTGCTGGCTCAGGAGCAGCTCCAGTGTCACTGAGTCTGAGAGAGCATCTGTGACTAACAGCTGTTCACTGTCACTCAGGGACCAAACACCAGAAAGCTCTCTCAGCAGATAGAGAAACAAATCAATCCTTTGACTAAGGTCTCCTTGAGataatctgtgtgtttttttctttttcttttccaaatTGTATTTTCAGCTAAATAAAATGCTTACTCAgacaaaatcaataaatcaatgatCTCAAGTGAAAGAAGCAGCTCAGATGTATAGCCTCGTGCAGATTTTCTTTATTCATGTGCttttttaaccaaaaaaaatctaaaatttttGGAAGGATAAGAGAAGACATGAAACCACCATATAATACCAACCATGGCTCCGATCAGATGGGCAGCCTCGGCCCCCCTGCTACCTCCTCTCAGACACCTGACTCGCAGCATTGTCCAATGTGTTAGTGAGTGTGTAGTCTGTGCGCAGGATCCACCTCTCAGTCTGCTCATGAATGAAGACGCCTCAGCTCTCAGCCAACTTTATAGCAGCGGGTCTACGTGTCTCTGAGTCTATTGGTCGGCCTCGTGCTGGGAAGCAACGTgacttgagaaaaaaaaacacttctgaaACACAATCCCTGACGCCAGCAAATTCTTATCAACTGGGCTATACTTGCGTTAAAAGTTCTCAAGGACGACgtctgaaaatatatatcaagaattattttcattgtgaagaatattttttttttccctccttggGAACTGTTATTTCTGCTAAAGGAATAATGAAGGAACAGTACAAATTAAAGACATGTTGGCATtgcaaaataaactaaatgaCTGGaattaggctacattttgaTTGCAATTGCATAAAAAAGGCTGGAAACACATACATTGAGCCTTTTAATCtattctatttatatatattttatattttaaattaagtcTACAAGTCTAATGGTATGTTAAATcttctcttattattatttcctgtgTTGATcacaaaattgcaaaaaaaggCTGGAAACACATACATTGAGCCTTTTAgtgatttaatttatatatatttcatattttaaatgaaatctaATGATATGTTAAATcttctcttattattatttcctgtgTTGATcacaaaattgcaaaaaaaggCTGGAAACACATACATTGAGCCTTTTAgtgatttaatttatatatatttcatattttaaatgaaatctaATGATATGTTAAATCTTCTCTGATTATTATTTCCAGTGTTGATCACAATAAAGGCCAAACAGGTAAAGTTGCTGGCCTCAGACCCTATGGGGCTACCTGGGCCAAACTTTTGCATTACTGCACTTTATGTATCTTCAGATCGattaacataacaaaacaaacaaccttTTTGCGTGTCTTTAGCATTTCTATTGTACTTTGTTGTTACTTTACTCGTTAGCAACAGGCCCACTGGCCTAGCACGACCACTTTACTGACAACTACCCGCTGATCTGTTCCCATCACACCTTATCACCTTATCATCTACACCACTCTGATCCCTTATAGCCTACTGGGGGTCAGGCATGTGATTCTGAGGACTATTAACCCACCTGGATGTCGAAACAACGGGGCAGGAAACTTTGGCTTGCGTTCAGATCAACTGCAGGATTTATTCTGTACCTGCAGGTTTAATTTTGCAACGCTGTCTCTGAATGTTTTAATAGTTTCCGCTCAGCGCTATGCGCCACCTAGAGACCTGCGGGAGTGTTGCACTACAATGTAACAAGTGGAGTACAATGTAACAAGTAGACTACAATGTAACAAGTGGAGTACAATGTAACAAGTGGAGTACAATGTAACAAGTAGAGTACAATGTAACAAGTAAAGTACAATGTAACAAGTAGAGTACAATGTAACAAGTGGAGTACAATGTAACAAGTAAAGTACAATGTAACAAGTAAAGTACAATGTAACAAGTGGAGTACAATGTAACAAGTAGAGTACAATGTAACAAGTAGAGTACAATGTAACAAGTAAAGTACAATGTAACAAGTAAAGTACAATGTAACAAGTGGAGTACAATGTAACAAGTAAAGTACAATGTAACAAGTGGAGTACAATGTAACAAGTAGAGTACAATGTAACAAGTAGAGTACAATGTAACAAGTAAAGTACAATGTAACAAGTAGAGTACAATGTAACAAGTGGAGTACAATGTAACAAGTAAAGTACAATGTAACAAGTAGAGTACAATGTAACAAGTGGAGTACAATGTAACAAGTAGAGTACAATGTAACAAGTGGAGTACAATGTAACAAGTGGAGTACAATGTAACAAGTAAAGTACAATGTAACAAGTAGAGTACAATGTAACAAGTGGAGTACAATGTAACAAGTAAAGTACAATGTAACAAGTAGAGTACAATGTAACAAGTGGAGTACAATGTAACAAGTAAAGTACAATGTAACAAGTAGAGTACAATGTAACAAGTAAAGTACAATGTAACAAGTAAAGTACAATGTAACAAGTAGAGTACTATGAAATTGGCATCAAATCACTATTTAAGacacaataaaattaaaaaaatatatataagggtatctgtttttaaacacatttaactTATTATCTTTGCAATGAACTGTACCATAGTCCCATAATGAACTGTACCATAGTCCCATAATGAACTGTACCATAGTCCCATAATGAATTGTACCATAGTCCCAATGACAttttaacatctttttttaatgccatttctttttaaattccttttacataaaacatatttaaaaagaagcaaatttaaTAAAGCTATTAAATAACTGGTTTTACTGTGTGCTATTTGGGAGTGTCatgcttgcttgcttgcttaCTTGGCTGTTTTTGACTCCAGTGtgatataataacaatattgtTTGGGAACATTACCAAAAAGACACTCTGGAAAGCACAGCAGAGGGTGAAAAAGAAAGTGGACAATCAAAGAAATAGATATCTTTGTGCCGGCTGTGTCGCCACATGCTTCTCTGGACTGTGCTCACAAGAGTTTCACAACCCAAAGACCTCATTGACCGCTGGAGGTCCCGCCCTCTGAAAAAATCTCTGGCTGGTGTCCAGGGGTTCACAGGATATGCACAGAGGATGCCTCCAGCTCTTATTAACATCTTACCGGTTCAAAGGTCACAAAGACAGCTTAGTGATATaatattttatcattaaagctgcactaatcaattcATGGTCACTAGGgggcagaaaaaaaatccatacaaGCAGATACATACACGGCTGATATACAGTGATGACGAGAGTTCAGAAAGTTACTGCTCCCAGACAAGAAATAGTCAGATAACCCCCCAAGAAAACTGCAACCTATTGTTTTCACacttcattttttaaagataaaatgtgttatttagtaagctttagaggtgctggtataggtggattttgttacttttAAACAGAGCCAGGGCAGCTTTTTCAACCTGTTTCTAGTCTTTGGATTACagttcttaaagctgcagtgtgtagaaatggagcagatatgattttaaataaacataacaCATAAACTGCAGGACTTTTGAATGTGATGTTTGATCTGAGGGTCTGAGTCCTCGTCCACTTTATCAGAGAAGCTCTCAATCCCAGGTGTGTCACAGTGTTTGGTCATCAGGAGGACGGTGACGTCGTGCTCTATCAGTGAGGGCAGCATGTCCTCCACTGCTTCCTTTAGCTCTAGAAAGGGACATACAGTACAATCATAACCACCAAATACTAGTTTCAGATTAATATACAGATATTGGCCCAATAATTGGCAGTGAAATATGCAGCGTTACAGAAAATGTAAGTATGATTAAAGCCAACCAAAACCTTGCAAGCTCAACTTTCACAGACTTATAAGTGTGGACAACAGTAACTGAGAAGCAGAGCAGCTGGAAGACAGTCAGTGAACTTTGGTAATTAGTTCAGGAGACAACGACACTGTGGTTGCAGTATTTGGAGAGCAATTAATACGGTCTGCATCCATAATTGGATTAAAAGCTGTTCCAGTAATCTGAAAGACAACTTTTGAGAATTCCTGAAAGCGTCCACTGAGCCTTGTCAAACCAGAGTGAAATTCTGTGCCTGAATACAACTAGAACAAGAAATCTCTATATAGGCCATGATATAGGCTTGAAATTTAAACTTCAGTTGGATATAAAATCATTTTACATTCAAATGGTAAATATTTTTAGTACGCCATCACTTCTTAATAATTAGCTTAAAGCTGAaataggcaagattggagcaaatatgattttaaaaagttatttttataaaacactcactatatcctgacagtagtgtatgagacaggtacagtaatctgaaaaaaatcatgtgcctctgtgtcgtctggtgctcctaatggcatctgcaagatttcacaggctggaggaaaacaaccaatcagagccgagctggagtctgccgtcacTGAGCAGCTAtcagtcactcgcaaactccgatcaaacagtcaaactaggcagcgctgatcaaatatgaatcagtattctgttactgtaatgactatttctcaaatgttttcagaaacatcttgtggtgtgctgtttagctgtaaaataagaaagtttgtgacccggcagccatgttggaaacagttgaggaaataccaagcttCACTCatcagctggagcacagccaataggaacgcagaagtctagttttctctcacttgtattacaaaatgctgaaaggttattatggaatttttgcccaatgattccaaaaatattctgcatactgcaggtttaattattGTCATATTGTGggggtttctgtgtgtgtgtgtgtgtgtgtgtgtgtgtgtgtgtgtgtgtgtgtgtgtgtgtgtgtgtgcatgtgcgtgtgtgtgtgtgtatgtaaaggCTGTATACATATGTAGTCAGAATTTTCCAATCCACATTCAATCACAAGGGTGGTacttactcaaatactgtagcctaattaagtacaatttttagttacttttacttcacttgagtatttccatgttatgcCACTTTACTGCACTACACTTcaaaggcaaatattgtactttttactccactacatttatttgacagcttgaGTTACGAgtcattttacataaaaaaaaaaaaaaaaaagcacatgatAAATTTAGGCAATACTTTGCATTGTTGTAGAGATGAAACCAGTGGTTTCAAAACAAGCTGTGGGGTCCCTTGTCACTTTTCAGGTGCCTATGAGTTGTTAGACGACATGTGTAGCAGATCTTGTTTGTTATTGCTATCATCTCCCAACTCCACAGGTTTGGAGGGAGTCTGACCCTTTGGGTTGGGAACCTGGAATAAATCACCAAACTGTAGCCTGTATAAAGGAGTAATACAGGCCTATTTCACTATATGACTAATAATGATCAGAGAACCTCaaaatgcattattttttttgtcagttgcTAATAATTTTTTCAgccgttaaagggactgtttgtaactttttacacgtataaatctaccgggtcgggatcccatgcgcgctcgcatatgcgcgctcgcatgtggccggagtctctgctcctctgcctgcttgccttcagtcacacaccACACGTGTTCTCGCTGTCACGCTCCaactctacacgtgcatgcgtgcaaactccacactgcaggagagttagtttagctctgggaatatctagtgaatatacagtggacgtttgtgcagaaataactgctgcagctcctccagaccaacagaggttttccgtgtcttgtgaagtgacggggctccgcaacgagaaaCGATATTGTCGCTGACCGGGtcccggtgtctccctgcgggcgcattcgggagacaataacgtttctcttcctgcttcagccccggcaccgacccgctcaggaaaagccaacactaggatcagtgattcatggagagacctttgtctggtcagctaacattactgccaagcaggtgaaatatagtgatattgttgtcttagctgacgtgtgtcgcctcactgttttgagcgatgctcgttcatgtatatttagagcgagcacaagcccgacgctgactttcgtccacttaacggccacaggtgtcgctgttaacaagcatttctgaaagttacaaacagtccctttaactttgttttcttaATAAATCTTGATCAGTTCTGTCATCCAAAGTGTGAAGACcactcttttccttttttttttgcaataaaaaaaatgtgccacGCAGCTGCTGAGCAATAAACCATTGAATCTTCTGTATTCCAAAtgattcacatattttacattttccatGATCTTAACCTACTTTGTGAGAAAATGCCCCTCCCACTGAACACAGTCCGTAATGCCACAACATGCCCCATTCTGCAGCTGTGGCTAcaccttgtttttcttttttctacagGACCTGTGGCTTTTAAACGAGACGACATGATGCTGATATATATGATTTCAGTCCTTCTAGCAAGTCTATTCATCATACCGTTCGCACTCAAGACTTTGTCCCCTTATCTCTGGATGGATATTCAGTATTTCGGGGATCTACTGCGGATTGTAGTGAAGTTTATGTCGAGGCGAAGGAGGAGACCTCTCTTCTTTGTTTTGGACCGTTTCTTGGAGCAGACCGCTGCGCATCCACACAAGCTGTTCATAGTGTTTGAGAATGAAAACTACTCGTTCACTTACACAGATAAGAGGAGCAACAAAACAGCCAACGCGCTTCTGTCTCAGACTGGGTATAAAGCTGGAGACACCGTGGCACTGTTCATGGGGAATGAGCCCGTCTTCATGTTTACCTGGCTGGCCTTGGCTAAGTTAGGCTCCCCTGTGGCTCTTCTCAACCACAACATCCGCACCAAGTCTCTGCTTCACTGCTTTAACTGCTGTAAGGCCAAAGTGTTGATAGCAGCCTCAGGTATGCATCTGTGCACACAGCAAAAGAGCAAAACTTTACATAAAGTTGAGGCAGAAAGACCAGGAGCTGTTGACTTCCTTCCTGCATTCAGATTGGATGTTAAGTTTTTTAAACAGCT
Above is a genomic segment from Sebastes umbrosus isolate fSebUmb1 chromosome 2, fSebUmb1.pri, whole genome shotgun sequence containing:
- the gatm gene encoding glycine amidinotransferase, mitochondrial, which produces MSRLRGGSCAQTTHSLTHWTMLRVRCLRGGSRGAEAAHLIGAMLGRAATGWVQRAFQSTSSAAAAQPQHAAEPITETVLQECPVCSYNEWDPLEEVIVGRAENARVPPFSVEVKANTYEKHWPFYQKYGGLSFPADHLKKAVAEIEEMCNILRHEGVTVRRPERIDWSQEYKTPDFASSGMYAAMPRDILMVVGNEIIEAPMAWRARFFEYRAYRPLIKEYFRNGAKWTTAPKPTMADELYDQDYPIRTVEDRHKLAAEGKFVTTEYEPCFDAADFIRAGRDLFVQRSQVTNYMGIEWMRRHLAPDYNIHIISFKDPNPMHIDATFNIIGPGLVLSNPDRPCRQVDMFKKAGWTVVKPPTPLIPDDHPLWMSSKWLSMNVLMLGEKRVMVDANEATIQKMFENLGIETIKVNIRHANSLGGGFHCWTTDVRRRGTLESYFH